One window of the Osmerus mordax isolate fOsmMor3 chromosome 2, fOsmMor3.pri, whole genome shotgun sequence genome contains the following:
- the tlr7 gene encoding toll-like receptor 7: protein MLKPVIVLSEYSDLYNLTPGKTSDLCQEKPECVFLQVCVGLLGLLVSSTSAGGRWYPKSLPCDVSLISNGSVVSVDCTERQLTFIPKGIPSNTTNLTLTINHIPALNSTSFYGLENLTEIDMRCNCVPVKVGPKDRVCLQSVTIENDTFTKLRSLRSLYLDGNQLNSIPKGLPQNLILLSLEVNHIYSILRDNLSDITNVEILYLGQNCYYRNPCNVSYEIEDGAFSRLSNMTLLSLKSNNLSYIPAKLPTSLRELYIYNNNIEKVTKEDFQNLTNLEILDISGNCPRCYNAPFPCVPCPHNSQLQIDDDAFKTLSKLRILRMHSNSLTNVRLIWFQNCSKLQVIDLSSNFLAQDITTTKFPQALPNLEELDLSFNYALQMYPLTLQLSRSFRFLKSLKVFRIRGFVFQELTLEGISPLVLLPNLSVIDLGFNFIKIANLSSLMELKHFKIINLSENKISLPSEGPTGFSFSGQAMYGTPMSGAEYHREEVKEVHYFRYDEYARSCKYKDKEEVGIVNSFVNSNCSQFGKTLDISRNNIFFLHSRFLNLSDIRCLNLSGNAMSQSLNGSEFTLLSNIQYLDFSENRLDLLYSTAFKELTNLVILDISKNNHYFEAEGLTHMLNFTSNLPKLKTLLMNHNQISTSTNTEMMSWSLETLQFINNRLDMLWRDGDTRYFNYFKNLRNLKALYISNNNLNFIPQQVFGGLPDKLIELYINNNKLTSFAWKELNILQNLEVLDLSGNRLTKVPVILSNCTQSLKKLLLCDNRIAKLSKNFLMDAFSLKILDLSVNRLQHIEPSSFPDNVVNHMDMLLLHNNRFLCTCNATWFVTWLNSTEVNIPKLATEVTCSSPGTQRGHPVISVDLQACQHNYLSIILYILFTSLVLGFLVLSISSHLFLWDVWYIYHFCMAKLKGYSRLSTQNVYDAFAVYDTSDPAVSEWVLQELRVHLEECDDHRLRLCLEERDWIPGCPLIDNLSQSIHQSKRTMFILTNRYIRSGNFKTAFYMAHQRLMDEKDDVIVLIFLEKSPSHSKYLRLRKRLYRRSVLEWPTNPQAQPYFWFALRSVLATESHKQYSNLFKETL, encoded by the exons ATGTTAAAGCCTGTGATCGTTCTTAGTGAATACTCAGATCTCTACAACTTGACACCAGGCAAAACATCAGACCTATGCCAAGAA AAACCAGAGTGTGTcttcctccaggtgtgtgtggggcttcTGGGTCTGTTGGTGTCCTCGACATCAGCCGGTGGACGTTGGTACCCCAAATCCCTACCATGTGATGTCTCTCTCATCAGCAATGGcagtgtggtcagtgtggaCTGCACCGAGAGACAACTCACATTCATCCCAAAAGGCATCCCAAGTAACACCACCAATCTGACCCTGACGATCAACCACATCCCTGCCCTGAACTCAACTTCATTCTATGGGCTGGAAAACCTCACCGAGATAGACATGCGCTGCAACTGCGTGCCTGTCAAAGTTGGCCCCAAGGACCGCGTGTGCCTGCAGAGTGTGACCATTGAGAACGACACGTTTACCAAGCTGAGGAGCTTAAGGTCCCTGTATCTGGATGGGAATCAGCTCAACAGCATTCCAAAAGGTCTCCCTCAGAACCTCATCCTACTCAGTCTAGAAGTGAATCACATCTATTCAATTCTGAGGGATAACCTCTCAGATATCACCAACGTGGAGATTCTTTATCTCGGCCAAAACTGTTATTATCGTAACCCATGTAATGTCTCTTATGAAATAGAGGACGGGGCATTTTCACGGCTTAGTAACATGACATTACTATCTCTTAAATCAAACAACTTGTCTTACATTCCAGCCAAATTACCTACAAGCCTCAGGGAGTTATAtatttacaacaacaacattgagaAGGTGACCAAGGAGGACTTTCAAAATCTAACCAACCTGGAGATCCTGGACATAAGCGGAAACTGCCCCCGTTGTTACAATGCGCCTTTTCCATGTGTCCCATGCCCTCACAATTCTCAACTTCAGATTGATGATGATGCATTTAAAACATTGTCCAAACTCAGGATATTGCGTATGCACAGTAATTCTCTAACAAATGTTCGTTTAATTTGGTTTCAAAATTGCAGCAAGCTACAAGTTATTGACCTCTCATCCAACTTTTTAGCACAAGACATAACAACTACTAAATTCCCACAGGCTCTACCCAATCTGGAAGAATTGGATCTGTCGTTTAACTACGCCTTACAGATGTATCCGCTGACATTGCAACTGAGTCGCTCGTTCCGCTTTCTGAAGTCTCTCAAAGTGTTCAGAATCAGGGGGTTTGTTTTTCAAGAACTGACCTTGGAGGGCATCAGTCCACTAGTATTACTTCCGAACCTGTCGGTCATCGACCTAGGATTCAATTTCATCAAAATAGCTAACCTCAGTAGTTTGATGGAACTGAAACACTTCAAAATAATCAATCTGTCAGAAAATAAAATATCGCTGCCCTCAGAGGGGCCTACTGGTTTTTCATTCTCAGGACAAGCCATGTACGGTACCCCCATGTCAGGTGCTGAGTACCACAGAGAAGAAGTGAAAGAGGTTCACTATTTCAGATACGATGAGTATGCACGTAGCTGCAAATACAAAGACAAGGAGGAAGTTGGGATTGTGAACTCCTTTGTCAATAGCAACTGCAGCCAGTTTGGAAAAACACTTGATATCAGCAGGAATAATATATTCTTTCTTCACTCGAGATTCTTAAACCTTAGCGACATCAGATGTTTAAATCTCTCTGGAAATGCAATGAGCCAAAGTTTAAACGGTTCTGAGTTTACTCTTCTCAGTAACATACAATATCTGGATTTCTCCGAAAATCGACTGGACCTGCTCTATTCCACCGCATTTAAAGAGCTGACAAATCTGGTTATTTTAGACATAAGCAAAAACAACCATTACTTTGAAGCAGAGGGCTTGACTCACATGCTGAATTTCACCTCAAATTTACCAAAACTCAAGACATTGTTAATGAATCACAATCAGATCTCCACCTCGACAAACACAGAGATGATGAGTTGGTCTCTGGAGACATTACAGTTTATAAACAACCGTTTAGACATGCTTTGGAGGGATGGCGATACAAGATACTTTAACTACTTCAAAAACCTGCGTAATCTAAAAGCCCTTTATATCTCTAACAACAACCTCAACTTCATCCCCCAACAAGTATTTGGAGGATTGCCAGACAAACTCATTGAGCtctacatcaacaacaacaagctgACGTCCTTTGCTTGGAAAGAGCTCAACATCCTTCAAAACTTAGAGGTGTTAGATCTCAGTGGTAATAGACTAACAAAGGTTCCTGTCATACTCTCCAACTGCACACAATCTCTGAAAAAGCTCCTTTTATGTGATAACCGTATAGCTAAACTCTCTAAGAATTTTCTAATGGATGCCTTCAGCCTGAAGATCCTGGACCTCAGTGTCAATCGCCTCCAACACATCGAGCCATCCAGCTTTCCAGATAACGTTGTCAACCACATGGATATGTTACTCCTGCACAACAACCGATTCCTGTGCACTTGCAACGCCACCTGGTTCGTGACGTGGCTCAACAGCACTGAGGTGAACATCCCCAAGCTGGCCACCGAAGtgacctgctcctcccctgggaCGCAGAGGGGCCACCCAGTCATCTCAGTGGACCTTCAGGCCTGCCAGCACAACTACCTCTCCATCATCCTGTacatcctcttcacctccctcgtCCTCGGCTTCCTCGTCCTCTCCATATCCAGCCATCTCTTCCTCTGGGACGTGTGGTACATCTACCACTTCTGCATGGCCAAGCTCAAAGGCTACAGCCGCCTGTCCACGCAGAACGTCTACGACGCCTTTGCGGTGTACGACACGAGCGACCCGGCGGTGTCCGAGTGGGTGCTGCAGGAGCTCCGCGTTCACCTGGAGGAGTGTGACGACCACCGTCTGAGGTTGTGTTTGGAGGAGCGGGACTGGATCCCTGGGTGCCCCTTGATTGACAACCTCTCCCAGAGCATCCATCAGAGCAAAAGGACCATGTTTATACTCACCAACCGGTACATAAGGAGCGGGAACTTCAAGACAGCATTCTACATGGCCCATCAGAGGCTTATGGATGAGAAAGACGACGTCATCGTTTTAATCTTCCTGGAAAAGTCACCCTCTCATTCCAAGTACCTGAGGTTGAGGAAGAGACTTTATAGGCGTTCTGTGTTAGAGTGGCCAACCAATCCTCAAGCACAGCCATATTTCTGGTTTGCCCTGAGAAGTGTTCTAGCAACAGAGAGTCACAAACAATACAGCAATCTTTTTAAGGAGACACTTTAA
- the tmsb4x gene encoding thymosin beta-4 gives MSDKPDLAEVTNFDKTKLKKTDTQEKNPLPSKETIEQEKAAS, from the exons ATGTCTGACAAGCCCGATTTGGCAGAAGTCACCAACTTCGACAAAACCAAGCTGAAGAAGACTGACACGCAAGAGAAAAACCCCCTGCCCTCCAAAGAAA CGATTGAACAGGAGAAGGCGGCGTCATAA
- the LOC136957689 gene encoding toll-like receptor 8: MCYSEMRLAAHVRMPKKFPCDVTYSTKDDVTVSCNGRQLKEIPHGIPKDTKYLHLEENHIANISPKAFWDLQNLTLLSLNWMNKNYHKTHTAEGAFMNLINLQELRMNGNGLERVPNHLPATLEILMLDNNKIISLNSSKLRGIKNIIKLFLSKNCFYGNPCGTTSSIYYGTFSELTNLRELSLNDNNLTQVPQGLPKSLEKLQLASNKIQYISRDDFHNLTNLRVLRLQGNCPRCRNAPYPCVPCPNISLEIHPDAFHNLTNLQTLHLAGNSLKIVQSSWFESLTNLKDLFLSYNLLSAAIPKDGFLSNLPNLERLDISFNFGPGLYSQTIYLSRQFSTFVSLKTLHIEGLVFKEIHYKSLEHLYELRNLSVLNFGTNFIVHCNSTIFRKFSNLKLIYLSENRIYPVTVSGSSGYNSGQISESVSFTPHLLEYQSNEKEFSYEITHSFVKQECFDSGRVLSLSSNNLFFISPKQFEPYKDIACLNLSRNGFAAAPNGSEFKSLPDLKYLDLSFNKIDLAYDNAFSELNKLEVIDLSYNPHYFTVSGVTHNLNFLRNLPALRVLNLSHNHIFTLTTKEMNSTSLSELQFVNNALGTLWKDKSYYKLFKNLVHLTYLDISFNFILSIPNEVFRHLPSNITKLCLSHNSLKEFQWHELIHFKELREINMSFNHLDYVSAELSKFTQTLQLLDLSFNNIVKLSDGFLKGAKSLTTLDLSHNQLTLINQTTFLSSTDNYLKILYLQGNPFQCTCDLLEFILWIENNDVKIPRLPIDVTCSMPAERKGEKVIFFDIQECVNDNVAFLIYFLSNSIILFTMIMGITTHVFYWDASYFLHYLKAKLKGYYPLTSTESAYEAFIAYDTSDPHVSEWVMDHLRVHLEESGEKHMPLCLENRDWIPGTPLLDNLYTSIRQSRKTVFVLTETYVTSGAFKMAIYLAHQRLLDENVDVTVLLLLEPVLQYSPFLRLRRRLCGSSVLEWPRTAAAEPWFWQSLRNAIRVDNQVMYSNSYSRYFNQTEEH; this comes from the coding sequence ATGTGTTACTCTGAAATGCGACTCGCTGCACATGTTCGGATGCCAAAGAAGTTTCCATGTGATGTTACTTACTCGACTAAGGATGATGTCACTGTCAGTTGCAATGGACGACAACTCAAAGAGATTCCACACGGTATCCCAAAGGATACAAAGTATCTGCACTTAgaagaaaaccacattgctAACATATCCCCAAAGGCGTTTTGGGATCTGCAAAACCTGACTCTACTCAGTCTTAATTGGATGAACAAAAATtatcacaaaacacacactgctgagggTGCTTTTATGAACTTGATCAACCTCCAGGAATTAAGGATGAATGGTAACGGACTGGAACGGGTCCCTAATCATCTCCCAGCCACACTGGAAATACTCATGTTAGACAATAATAAGATTATTTCCTTAAATAGTAGTAAACTCAGGGGTATAAAGAAcataattaaattatttttatcTAAAAACTGTTTTTACGGGAATCCATGTGGAACAACATCTTCTATATATTATGGAACATTCTCTGAATTGACTAACCTGCGGGAATTGAGTTTGAATGACAACAATCTAACCCAGGTTCCACAAGGACTGCCCAAATCCCTGGAGAAACTGCAGCTTGCTTcaaacaaaatacaatacatTTCTAGAGATGATTTCCATAATCTAACCAATTTAAGGGTCCTTAGATTACAGGGCAACTGCCCGAGATGTAGAAATGCCCCATACCCCTGTGTGCCATGCCCCAACATTTCCCTGGAGATCCACCCTGATGCATTTCATAACCTCACAAATCTACAGACCCTACACCTTGCAGGGAACTCACTTAAAATTGTCCAGAGCTCTTGGTTTGAGAGTCTGACTAATCTTAAAGACCTTTTCCTTTCATACAATTTATTGTCAGCGGCCATCCCTAAGGATGGTTTTTTGAGTAATCTACCAAACCTAGAAAGATTGGACATTTCATTTAACTTTGGCCCAGGTCTTTACTCTCAAACCATATATCTTTCAAGACAATTTTCTACATTTGTGTCACTTAAAACATTACACATAGAGGGTCTTGTTTTCAAGGAAATCCATTATAAGTCATTGGAACACCTTTATGAGCTGAGAAATCTATCTGTGTTGAACTTTGGAACTAACTTCATTGTCCATTGCAATTCCACGATATTTAGAAAATTCTCAAATCTGAAACTTATTTACCTTTCAGAAAACAGGATTTACCCAGTTACGGTGAGTGGCTCATCAGGTTATAACTCAGGACAAATCTCTGAATCTGTTTCGTTTACACCACATCTATTAGAATATCAGTCAAATGAAAAGGAATTTTCTTATGAGATAACTCATAGTTTTGTAAAACAAGAGTGTTTTGACTCTGGCCGTGTATTGTCCCTCAGTTCAAATAATCTGTTCTTCATTTCTCCAAAACAATTTGAACCTTACAAGGACATTGCATGCCTTAACTTATCAAGAAATGGATTTGCAGCTGCACCAAATGGATCAGAGTTTAAATCTCTACCAGACCTAAAGTATCTAGATCTATCCTTCAACAAAATTGATCTAGCCTATGACAATGCCTTTAGTGAATTAAATAAACTGGAGGTCATAGATTTAAGCTACAATCCACATTATTTCACTGTTTCTGGAGTGACACATAACCTAAATTTTTTAAGAAATCTTCCAGCTTTAAGAGTATTAAATTTGAGTCACAATCATATATTTACATTAACTACTAAGGAGATGAATAGCACATCACTGAGTGAGCTTCAATTTGTAAATAATGCTCTAGGAACGCTCTGGAAAGATAAATCATACTACAAACTTTTCAAAAATCTTGTACATTTAACATATCTGGATATatcttttaattttattttaagtaTACCAAATGAAGTGTTTAGACATTTACCAagtaacattacaaaactaTGTTTAAGTCATAATTCACTAAAGGAATTTCAGTGGCATGAATTGATACATTTCAAAGAACTTCGTGAAATAAACATGAGCTTCAATCATTTAGATTATGTGTCAGCAGAGCTTTCAaaattcacacaaacacttcagtTACTTGACCTGAGCTTCAATAACATAGTAAAACTCTCAGATGGATTTTTAAAGGGTGCTAAAAGCCTCACGACACTTGACCTCAGCCACAACCAACTGACTCTGATAAACCAGACAACTTTCTTATCAAGTACTGATAATTACCTGAAAATCTTGTACTTGCAGGGTAATCCTTTCCAATGCACTTGTGATTTATTAGAGTTCATCCTGTGGATTGAAAACAATGATGTTAAAATCCCTAGACTTCCTATTGATGTCACATGTTCCATGCCAGCTGAAAGAAAAGGTGAAAAGGTCATTTTCTTTGACATACAGGAGTGCGTAAACGACAATGTCGCTTTTTTGATTTACTTCCTCTCGAATTCCATAATCCTTTTCACAATGATAATGGGAATAACAACACATGTCTTCTACTGGGACGCCTCCTACTTTCTGCATTATCTGAAAGCTAAATTGAAAGGCTACTACCCTTTGACCTCAACGGAAAGTGCATATGAGGCTTTTATTGCATACGACACCAGCGACCCACATGTTTCAGAGTGGGTTATGGACCACTTGCGAGTGCACCTTGAGGAGAGCGGAGAAAAACATATGCCTCTTTGTCTAGAGAACCGAGACTGGATCCCTGGAACCCCACTGTTAGACAACCTCTATACGAGCATCCGGCAAAGCCGCAAGACTGTGTTTGTTCTGACTGAGACCTATGTTACGAGTGGTGCCTTCAAGATGGCCATCTACCTGGCCCACCAGAGACTGCTGGACGAGAACGTGGACGTGACTGTGCTTCTGCTCCTGGAGCCTGTGTTACAGTACTCTCCCTTTCTGCGTCTCAGGAGGAGGCTGTGCGGGAGCAGCGTGTTAGAGTGGCCAAGGACTGCCGCTGCAGAACCCTGGTTCTGGCAGAGCCTGAGGAATGCTATTAGGGTAGACAACCAGGTCATGTACAGCAATAGCTACTCTAGGTACTTCAACCAGACAGAGGAGCACTAG